The genome window CTCCACCTTGTCCCCATCGAACGCGCCGCCGAGACTGTGTCCCGGCACAAATACGTCATCGCCGCCGGAATCGGGGATTAAAAAGCCGAACCCGCGCCTGACGATCTGCATTCTGCCCGATACGGTTTCTCCGCCTCCGGGCAGCGCGAACGCGTTCTTTTTCACCCTGTTCAGCAGGCCCTCATCGGCAAGCTCCTGAAGGACCTGCTTGAGCACAGGATAATCTTTATGCTTGACGCCCAGGTCACTGGCGATCTGTTTTGCCTTTACCGGCGAACCGTGTTCCGCTTGCTCAAAATACTTCCGCAGAGCTTTCTTACTGATACCCATTTAACTTCTTTACTCCCCCGGCCGCACCCATCATCAACACCGGACCGGCCGTTTCAAAATCTCGCTTCCGTACAAGGCCCGGTGGCTGTAATCAGGCTGCGGAGCGTAACAATACTTCCGTCCGGCGCTCCCGCGCCCGCCCGGCCCACTTGCCGGGATCCGAAAGTGCCACTTATAATTCGGCCCCCGAAACTTGCGTAACGGAGGCCCCCATATATTTTAATCAATTGGGACCGAAATGTCCAATCCGAATTTTAAAAACCTGAAATCCGCTGAGGGCGCCACTGTGCCCTCCGCTGCACCGGGAACGATGAGGAGAGGAGAGTACGATGCTGGCACAGATAAGCATGTTTCCGCTGGGAAAAGCGAGCGGTTTGAGCGAGGACGTGGCCGGAGTGATCGAAATGATCGAGCAGAGCGGCCTGCCCTACCAGTTGACCAGCATGGGTACGCTGATCGAGGGCGAATGGGACGAGGTTATCGAACTGATCGGGCGCTGCCGCAAACGCCTGCTGGAAAAACACGAGCGGATTTACCTGGTGATGAAAGTGGATGACCAGAAAGGGGTAACCGGCAAGCTGCGCGGCAAGATCAGCTCGGTGGAAAAACGACTGGGACACGAGGTCAGCAAGTAGGATTGAGCGCTTATCTCAGCTTGTAGCCTGTCCGCTCGATCAGCCGCATGAAATTACCACCCAGCACAGCTTCGCGCTCGATGTCGTCCAGGTGGTCGTAGAGCACCCAGCCCAGGATCGGCGCTGGATCGCGCATGGGCGTATCGGTGCCGAACAGGATCTTCTCCACGCCGGCGTTACGGATCAGGTGGGAGATCATCCCGAAGGGTACCGAGGTGTAGTTGATCTCCAGCCAGACGTTATCGAATTCGACAGCCAGATCGGTCACCGAGTCGGCCAGACGGTGGGAGGCCCCCGCATGGGCGATCAGGAACTGCGCGCCGGGGTAGAGCGGAGCGAGCAGCCGCAGTTCTCCGGGACTTACCCCCGCCAGCGGCTCGAACCCGAAATGGCAGAGGATCGGCAGGCGGCGCCGGTCGGCCATTTTGAGCATCTCGCGGAAAGCGGGATCGGAAATCGCCCGGCGCTGGCTGGTGGGATACG of Candidatus Glassbacteria bacterium contains these proteins:
- a CDS encoding MTH1187 family thiamine-binding protein — encoded protein: MLAQISMFPLGKASGLSEDVAGVIEMIEQSGLPYQLTSMGTLIEGEWDEVIELIGRCRKRLLEKHERIYLVMKVDDQKGVTGKLRGKISSVEKRLGHEVSK